The following proteins are co-located in the Apium graveolens cultivar Ventura chromosome 5, ASM990537v1, whole genome shotgun sequence genome:
- the LOC141661076 gene encoding uncharacterized protein LOC141661076: MDTVATTDAAGSRRTTMIDATSPLYLHPSYGNNFMVMDKLQGSSNYRSWKRSMEIALFSKRKLGLVIGTITRDDTDAGKGEAWDTCNNMIISWIFGSVSESIKKSIMFALTNGSRKYKINKDLYESRQQGNHISEYYTQMRTLWGELESLNILPAIKTMSTEVISFVSALTQQKEEQKLFQFLNGLDEIYGAQRSQLLMMPNLPSMEATCSYLEQEEAQREVLGHVREDIETSAIFSKSTGGVSANAQSIPSIQCTACGKASHMTDKCWTVVGFPSWHPKAKPQEQSSYKGKGRGFNNKNQQ; encoded by the exons ATGGATACGGTGGCTACAACTGATGCAGCTGGTTCAAGAAGAACGACTATGATTGATGCAACTAGTCCCTTGTATTTACATCCCTCATATGGAAATAATTTTATGGTCATGGACAAACTTCAAGGATCCTCAAATTATAGGTCCTGGAAGAGATCAATGGAAATAGCTCTCTTTTCAAAAAGAAAGTTAGGGCTTGTGATTGGTACTATAACCAGGGATGACACTGATGCTGGAAAGGGTGAAGCTTGGGACACATGTAACAATATGATAATCTCATGGATATTTGGTTCTGTTTCAGAATCAATTAAGAAGTCAATAAT GTTTGCACTCACTAACGGATCTAGAAAGTACAAGATCAACAAAGATCTTTATGAAAGCAGACAACAAGGGAACCATATTAGTGAGTATTATACTCAAATGAGGACATTATGGGGAGAGCTTGAATCTCTTAATATATTACCTGCTATCAAAACTATGTCAACAGAAGTCATAAGTTTTGTTAGTGCTCTCACACAACAAAAAGAAGAACAGAAGTTATTTCAGTTCTTGAATGGTCTTGATGAGATCTATGGGGCACAAAGGAGTCAACTTCTCATGATGCCTAATCTTCCATCTATGGAAGCAACATGTAGCTATCTTGAACAGGAAGAGGCACAGAGAGAAGTTCTTGGTCATGTAAGAGAAGATATAGAAACATCAGCTATATTCAGTAAGAGCACAGGGGGAGTATCTGCTAATGCTCAGTCCATACCTTCTATACAGTGCACAGCTTGTGGTAAAGCAAGTCATATGACTGACAAATGTTGGACTGTAGTTGGCTTTCCAAGCTGGCATCCTAAAGCAAAGCCTCAGGAACAA